Proteins encoded together in one Micromonospora auratinigra window:
- a CDS encoding ATP-dependent Clp protease proteolytic subunit: MTDLSLPPQFAAVHNRYVLPSFVERTSYGMKESNPYNKLFEDRIIFLGVQVDDASANDVMAQLLTLEGTDPDRDIIMYINSPGGSFTAMTAIYDTMQYVRPDIQTVCLGQAASAAAVLLSAGTPGKRMALPNSRIIIHQPATEGGYGQGSDIEIQAREILRMRTQLETMLSQHCNRPIEQVRKDIDRDKIMTAEESKEYGLVDTILTSRKKGLLASHAAG, encoded by the coding sequence ATGACCGACCTGAGCCTGCCGCCCCAGTTCGCGGCCGTGCACAACCGCTACGTCCTGCCGTCGTTCGTCGAGCGCACGTCGTACGGGATGAAGGAGTCCAACCCGTACAACAAGCTCTTCGAGGACCGGATCATCTTCCTCGGGGTCCAGGTGGACGACGCCTCGGCCAACGACGTGATGGCCCAGCTGCTCACGCTCGAGGGCACCGACCCGGACCGCGACATCATCATGTACATCAACTCGCCCGGTGGTTCCTTCACCGCCATGACGGCGATCTACGACACCATGCAGTACGTCCGGCCGGACATCCAGACGGTCTGCCTCGGCCAGGCGGCCAGCGCGGCGGCCGTGCTGCTCTCCGCCGGCACGCCGGGCAAGCGGATGGCGCTGCCCAACTCGCGGATCATCATCCACCAGCCGGCCACCGAGGGTGGCTACGGTCAGGGCTCGGACATCGAGATCCAGGCCCGGGAGATCCTGCGGATGCGGACGCAGCTGGAGACGATGCTCTCCCAGCACTGCAACCGCCCGATCGAGCAGGTGCGCAAGGACATCGACCGTGACAAGATCATGACGGCCGAGGAGTCCAAGGAGTACGGGCTGGTCGACACCATCCTGACCAGCCGCAAGAAGGGTCTGCTGGCGTCGCACGCCGCTGGCTGA